Part of the Paenibacillus sp. JNUCC32 genome is shown below.
GAAGGAGCGTGGCGTCTAATGGAATGGATCGCTCTGATTGCAGCCGGGTTGTGCGAGGTACTGGGTGTCATTGCCTTAAGACGGGTAACCCTGAATCGCAGCTGGGGATCCTACGTTTTTTTAGCCTGTTCGCTTGGCTCCAGTTTCCTGCTGCTGACGTATGCGATGAATTTCATTTCCATGGGAACCGCCTACGCGATTTGGACGGGAATGGGGACGGCAGGAAGCACGCTGCTGGGGATGTTTGCGTTCGGAGAACCGAAGGAATGGCGTCGTATGTTCTTCATCGCTTTGATTCTTGCTTCAGCCATCGGACTTAAGATTATGACGTAACCAGTCGGGGCGTACAGAATTTCATAGACT
Proteins encoded:
- a CDS encoding DMT family transporter codes for the protein MEWIALIAAGLCEVLGVIALRRVTLNRSWGSYVFLACSLGSSFLLLTYAMNFISMGTAYAIWTGMGTAGSTLLGMFAFGEPKEWRRMFFIALILASAIGLKIMT